A single window of Flagellimonas maritima DNA harbors:
- a CDS encoding metal-dependent hydrolase family protein — protein sequence MKKILFVSISLFTSLLFAQETYLHCGNIVDVKSGKISSEKTIIISGNSIKSIQNGYQSGGTEATVIDLKNKTVLPGFIDMHVHIEGQSSPQSYIERFTLNDADVAFQSTVYAKNTLMAGFTTVRDLGGSGVNIALRKAINKGTVVGPRIFTAGKAIGTTGGHADPTNGMKMTDMGDPGPKDGVVNSPEDGKKAVRQRYKDGADVIKITATGGVLSVAKSGQNPQFTIEEIKAITDTARDYGMLTAAHAHGDEGMQRAIKGGIKTIEHGTLMSEETMDLMIQYKSFLVPTITAGKQVTEKAKIPGYFPEVVAKKASDIGPKIQGMFRRAYKKGVPIAFGTDAGVFPHGENAREFGYMVEAGMPVMKAIESATITNAELLGMSDSLGQLKEGFIADIIAVEENPEENVKTLENVTFVMKEGKIFKSE from the coding sequence ATGAAAAAAATTCTTTTTGTATCAATCTCGCTCTTTACATCGTTACTTTTTGCCCAAGAAACTTACTTGCACTGTGGAAACATAGTGGATGTAAAATCAGGTAAAATATCCTCCGAAAAAACAATTATCATTTCTGGAAATAGCATTAAATCAATCCAAAATGGATATCAATCCGGAGGCACCGAAGCTACTGTTATTGATTTAAAAAACAAGACAGTTCTGCCTGGTTTCATAGATATGCACGTACATATTGAAGGGCAGTCCAGTCCACAATCCTATATTGAAAGATTTACTTTAAATGATGCAGATGTGGCGTTTCAATCTACGGTATATGCCAAAAATACGTTGATGGCAGGTTTTACCACTGTACGTGATTTGGGTGGCAGTGGCGTGAACATTGCATTGAGGAAAGCTATCAACAAAGGGACTGTGGTAGGCCCAAGAATCTTTACTGCCGGAAAAGCAATTGGCACCACGGGCGGACATGCAGACCCGACCAATGGAATGAAAATGACCGATATGGGTGATCCAGGACCAAAAGATGGAGTGGTCAATTCTCCCGAAGATGGAAAAAAAGCGGTCAGACAGCGTTATAAAGATGGTGCCGATGTAATCAAAATAACGGCAACAGGAGGAGTTTTGAGTGTGGCAAAGAGTGGCCAAAATCCACAATTTACCATTGAAGAGATCAAAGCGATTACAGATACGGCAAGGGATTACGGAATGTTGACCGCTGCACATGCCCACGGGGACGAAGGGATGCAGCGTGCAATCAAAGGAGGAATAAAGACAATAGAGCATGGCACTTTAATGAGTGAGGAAACCATGGATTTAATGATTCAATACAAATCATTTCTAGTTCCTACCATTACTGCGGGCAAACAGGTTACGGAAAAAGCCAAGATTCCAGGATATTTCCCAGAAGTAGTTGCCAAGAAAGCGAGCGATATTGGTCCCAAAATACAGGGAATGTTCCGCAGGGCTTACAAAAAAGGAGTTCCAATCGCTTTTGGGACGGATGCCGGGGTTTTTCCACATGGTGAAAATGCAAGGGAATTCGGTTATATGGTAGAAGCGGGAATGCCGGTAATGAAAGCGATTGAATCAGCAACGATTACCAACGCAGAACTTTTGGGAATGAGTGATTCATTGGGACAATTAAAAGAAGGGTTTATTGCGGATATTATTGCTGTGGAAGAAAATCCCGAAGAGAATGTCAAAACCTTGGAAAACGTAACTTTTGTAATGAAAGAAGGAAAGATATTCAAATCTGAATAG
- a CDS encoding 2-oxoglutarate dehydrogenase E1 component — protein MDKYSFLNAAHTSFFAELYDKYVTSPDSLEPSWRAFFQGFDFGREGSLEELGIESEKGGMVVLSNGREVEMPETLQKEFQVIRLIDGYRSRGHLFTKTNPVRERRKYEPTLEISNFGLSEADLDIVFDAGKIIGIGSSSLKNIISHLERIYCDAIGVEYMYIRTPDRIQWIQDWLNVNDNHPNFSPEEKKNILRKLNEAVSFESFLHTKYVGQKRFSLEGGESLIPALDAIMEKAADAGVKQFVMGMAHRGRLSVLTNIFGKSPKDIFSEFDGKDYEETIFDGDVKYHLGWTSRRETDSGKVVNMNIAPNPSHLETVNSIVEGITRAKQDRDHQENISEVLPILVHGDAAFAGQGIVYEIIQMARLDGYHTGGTIHIVVNNQIGFTTNYLDARSSTYCTDVGKVTLSPVLHVNADDAEAVVHASIFALEYRMRFKRDVFLDLLGYRKYGHNEGDEPKFTQPLLYGLISKHPNPRDIYAEKLIEQGVIDKGYVKKLETEYKKNLEEDLMDSRKVEKTRITPFMQDEWEGFNQKTEDSMLSAIDTSYDLKKLDAIAKGITHLPEGKKFLRKLERLVQGRNKMYFEDNQLDWAMGELLAYGSLIEEGYDVRMTGQDVERGTFSHRHAVIKTEKHEEEVVLLNDLGIHQNGKFHIYNSLLSEYAVMGFDYGYAMASPNTLTIWEAQFGDFSNGAQIIIDQYLSSAEDKWKLQNGLVLLLPHGYEGQGAEHSSARMERYLQLCAKDNMYMADVTTPANMFHLLRRQMKADFRKPLVVFTPKSLLRHPRVLSTKEEMANGSFQPLIDDEKATVSKIKTLVFCTGKFYYDLLDKKEEEKRDDMALVRLEQLFPLPSKEIRSILKKYKNADDVVWAQEEPRNMGAWGHLLMHLEEAKQFRVASRRFYGAPAAGSAVRSKRRHEQVMEYVFDKSKDNMKRS, from the coding sequence ATGGATAAATATTCTTTTTTAAATGCTGCGCACACCTCTTTCTTTGCTGAGCTGTATGATAAATACGTAACAAGTCCCGATAGTCTTGAACCCAGTTGGAGGGCTTTTTTTCAGGGTTTTGATTTTGGTAGGGAAGGTTCTTTGGAAGAGCTCGGAATCGAATCCGAAAAAGGCGGAATGGTTGTACTTTCCAACGGAAGGGAAGTCGAAATGCCGGAGACCCTTCAAAAAGAATTTCAGGTCATTCGATTGATTGATGGGTATCGCTCCCGTGGTCATTTGTTTACAAAAACCAATCCAGTAAGGGAACGTAGAAAGTATGAACCCACTTTGGAAATATCCAATTTTGGATTGTCCGAAGCGGATTTGGATATTGTTTTTGATGCAGGAAAAATAATAGGCATAGGTTCCAGTTCACTAAAGAACATTATCTCCCACTTGGAACGAATCTATTGTGATGCCATTGGTGTCGAATATATGTACATTCGAACTCCAGATCGTATACAGTGGATCCAGGACTGGCTGAATGTCAACGATAATCATCCGAACTTTTCTCCAGAGGAAAAAAAGAATATTTTACGCAAACTGAACGAAGCAGTTTCCTTTGAAAGTTTTTTGCACACCAAATATGTGGGCCAGAAACGTTTTTCCCTTGAGGGGGGCGAATCTTTGATTCCCGCGTTGGACGCCATAATGGAAAAAGCGGCCGATGCTGGCGTTAAGCAGTTTGTTATGGGAATGGCACACCGTGGCCGTTTGAGTGTGCTCACAAATATTTTTGGGAAATCACCAAAAGATATATTTAGTGAATTCGATGGCAAGGATTACGAGGAAACCATCTTTGATGGAGATGTAAAATACCACCTCGGTTGGACCTCTAGGCGAGAAACCGATTCTGGGAAGGTCGTAAACATGAACATTGCCCCAAACCCATCGCATTTGGAAACCGTGAATTCTATCGTGGAGGGAATTACGAGGGCGAAGCAAGACCGCGACCATCAAGAAAATATTTCAGAGGTACTTCCTATACTGGTTCATGGAGATGCTGCATTTGCAGGCCAAGGCATTGTCTATGAGATTATACAAATGGCTCGTTTGGACGGATATCATACCGGTGGTACCATTCATATCGTTGTCAACAACCAGATTGGTTTTACCACAAACTATTTGGATGCTCGATCATCTACCTACTGTACCGATGTAGGTAAGGTTACGCTTTCGCCGGTATTGCACGTTAATGCAGATGATGCAGAGGCTGTTGTACACGCCTCCATTTTCGCATTGGAATATAGAATGCGCTTTAAAAGGGATGTTTTTTTGGATTTATTGGGATATCGCAAGTATGGACACAATGAAGGTGATGAGCCCAAGTTTACCCAGCCCTTATTGTATGGATTGATATCAAAACATCCAAATCCTAGGGACATCTATGCTGAAAAATTGATTGAACAGGGAGTCATTGACAAGGGCTATGTGAAGAAACTTGAAACGGAATACAAGAAGAATCTAGAAGAAGATTTGATGGATTCCAGAAAAGTTGAAAAAACAAGAATCACCCCTTTTATGCAGGACGAATGGGAAGGTTTTAATCAGAAGACCGAGGATTCCATGTTAAGTGCTATAGATACCTCCTACGACCTTAAAAAGCTTGATGCCATTGCTAAGGGCATTACGCACTTACCCGAAGGAAAAAAATTTCTGAGAAAATTGGAGCGATTGGTCCAAGGAAGAAACAAAATGTACTTTGAGGACAATCAATTGGATTGGGCCATGGGGGAACTGCTCGCTTATGGTTCATTGATTGAAGAGGGTTATGATGTACGAATGACAGGGCAGGACGTGGAACGAGGAACATTCTCTCACCGCCATGCCGTGATCAAAACAGAAAAGCATGAAGAAGAAGTAGTCCTTTTGAACGATTTGGGAATACATCAGAATGGAAAATTCCATATTTATAATTCATTGCTATCGGAATATGCCGTAATGGGCTTCGATTACGGATATGCAATGGCAAGTCCAAATACGTTGACTATTTGGGAGGCGCAGTTTGGTGATTTTAGCAATGGAGCGCAAATCATTATTGACCAGTATCTCTCTTCGGCAGAAGATAAGTGGAAATTACAGAATGGACTCGTGCTTTTACTGCCCCATGGCTATGAAGGCCAGGGAGCAGAACATTCCTCGGCACGTATGGAACGTTATCTTCAACTGTGCGCAAAGGACAATATGTACATGGCAGATGTAACCACACCTGCAAACATGTTTCATTTGTTGCGCAGACAGATGAAAGCGGACTTTAGAAAACCGCTTGTGGTTTTTACCCCTAAAAGTCTGCTAAGACATCCAAGGGTATTATCAACAAAAGAGGAAATGGCAAATGGAAGCTTTCAGCCATTGATTGATGATGAAAAAGCAACTGTTTCAAAAATAAAAACATTGGTCTTTTGTACAGGTAAGTTTTATTATGATTTACTTGATAAAAAGGAAGAGGAGAAAAGAGACGATATGGCGTTGGTGCGTTTGGAACAATTGTTCCCGCTACCGTCCAAGGAAATACGAAGTATTCTCAAAAAATATAAAAATGCGGACGATGTGGTGTGGGCGCAGGAAGAACCCAGAAATATGGGTGCTTGGGGACATCTCTTGATGCATTTGGAAGAAGCAAAACAATTTAGGGTGGCTTCCAGAAGATTTTATGGTGCCCCTGCGGCAGGTAGTGCTGTAAGGTCAAAGCGGAGACATGAGCAAGTAATGGAATACGTCTTTGACAAAAGCAAGGACAATATGAAAAGAAGCTAA
- a CDS encoding DegT/DnrJ/EryC1/StrS family aminotransferase: MKKIQMVDLKGQYEGIKNNVDVSIAEVLDSSAFINGPQVHAFQNELEAYLNVEHVIPCANGTDALQICMMGLGLQPGDEVITADFTFAATVEVIALLNLTPVLVDVEPDTFNIDPKAIEKAITPKTKAIVPVHLFGQCANMDAIIELADKHGLYVIEDNAQAIGATHTFKDGKKQKAGTIGHVASTSFFPSKNLGCYGDGGAIFTNDGDLAHTIRGMVNHGMYKRYHHDVIGVNSRLDSIQAAVLRAKLPNLDVYNEKRRNAARKYSMAFKDNPDIIVPKTVNGCNGICDTCDCHVFHQYTLRILNGKRDDLVQHLNDQNVPCGVYYPIPLHKQKAYVDDRYNEADFPITNQLVKEVISLPMHTELDDEQIEFITKTIIDFVNN; the protein is encoded by the coding sequence ATGAAAAAAATACAGATGGTTGACCTTAAAGGTCAATATGAGGGTATAAAAAATAACGTGGATGTCTCCATAGCAGAGGTTTTGGATTCTTCAGCATTTATAAACGGTCCACAAGTACATGCTTTTCAAAATGAACTGGAAGCGTATTTGAATGTTGAGCATGTCATACCATGTGCAAATGGAACGGATGCACTCCAAATTTGTATGATGGGGCTCGGATTGCAGCCTGGTGATGAGGTAATCACGGCAGATTTCACCTTTGCAGCAACCGTAGAGGTAATTGCTTTATTGAATCTTACGCCAGTTTTGGTGGATGTTGAACCTGATACTTTTAATATTGATCCAAAAGCCATTGAAAAAGCGATAACTCCAAAAACGAAGGCTATTGTACCCGTACATCTATTTGGGCAATGTGCCAATATGGACGCCATTATAGAATTGGCAGATAAACATGGCCTTTATGTAATCGAAGACAATGCACAGGCCATAGGTGCAACACATACCTTTAAAGATGGCAAAAAACAAAAAGCAGGAACCATTGGCCATGTGGCATCAACTTCTTTTTTCCCATCAAAAAATTTGGGTTGTTATGGGGATGGAGGGGCTATTTTTACAAATGATGGCGACCTCGCCCATACAATACGGGGAATGGTAAACCATGGCATGTACAAACGTTACCATCATGACGTGATTGGAGTCAATTCACGATTGGATTCCATTCAAGCAGCGGTATTGAGAGCTAAATTACCTAATCTTGACGTTTATAATGAAAAGCGAAGAAATGCAGCTAGAAAATACTCAATGGCCTTTAAAGACAACCCGGACATTATTGTTCCAAAGACCGTAAATGGTTGCAATGGAATATGCGATACCTGTGATTGTCATGTATTTCATCAATATACCTTAAGAATTTTAAATGGCAAAAGAGACGATTTGGTACAACATCTAAATGACCAAAACGTTCCTTGTGGGGTATATTATCCTATACCGTTGCACAAGCAGAAGGCTTATGTGGATGACCGTTATAATGAGGCTGATTTCCCAATTACCAATCAACTGGTCAAAGAGGTCATATCGCTTCCCATGCACACTGAGTTGGATGATGAACAGATTGAATTTATTACTAAAACAATAATTGATTTCGTAAACAATTAG
- a CDS encoding 3-deoxy-D-manno-octulosonic acid transferase, producing the protein MRLFVLGRKGVFQKIEAKISDGDKLIWMHVASLGEYEQGLPILERIKLDHPLYKIVLTFFSPSGYEVKKDTPIADIVVYLPMDTISNAKKFLDIIKPELVIFVKYEIWPNYLHELRDRNIPTFLVSAIFSKRQVFFKSYGSFMRNSLRSFSHFFVQNENSKELLASIGHKNVTVSGDTRFDRVSKILNQDNGLDFMDDFKKGNFCLVAGSTWPEDEEIIIDFINTANTLSKYIIAPHKINETHINKIQSGILKKSIRFSKITKEKLSDYKVIIIDTIGLLTKIYAYADFAYVGGAFATGLHNTLEPAVFGIPVTIGPNYHGFKEAEDLIDQKGIYVIKNKLEFTELMTRFINDDNFRKKTGAINSNYIAKNVGATKQILNHIDDIL; encoded by the coding sequence ATGAGATTATTCGTTTTGGGAAGAAAAGGAGTTTTTCAAAAAATTGAAGCGAAAATTAGTGATGGGGACAAGCTTATTTGGATGCACGTTGCATCATTGGGGGAGTATGAACAGGGACTCCCTATTTTGGAACGAATAAAACTGGATCATCCCCTATATAAAATTGTGCTCACCTTTTTTTCACCATCTGGATATGAAGTAAAAAAAGACACTCCCATTGCTGACATCGTTGTGTATTTACCAATGGATACCATCTCAAATGCAAAAAAATTTCTAGATATCATCAAGCCTGAGCTGGTCATTTTTGTAAAATATGAGATTTGGCCAAACTATCTTCATGAACTAAGAGATAGAAATATTCCAACATTTTTGGTCTCGGCAATTTTTTCGAAAAGACAAGTCTTTTTTAAGTCTTATGGTAGTTTTATGAGAAACAGTCTTCGATCCTTTTCACATTTTTTTGTTCAAAATGAAAATTCAAAGGAACTCCTAGCTTCAATCGGCCATAAAAATGTAACTGTTAGTGGGGACACTCGTTTTGATCGAGTATCCAAAATTTTGAATCAGGACAACGGATTGGATTTTATGGATGACTTTAAAAAGGGAAATTTCTGTTTGGTTGCCGGCAGTACCTGGCCTGAAGATGAAGAGATTATCATCGACTTTATCAATACTGCCAATACATTATCAAAATACATCATAGCCCCTCATAAAATCAATGAAACTCATATTAATAAAATACAATCGGGTATCCTCAAAAAATCAATCCGTTTTTCTAAAATAACGAAAGAAAAACTCTCGGATTACAAGGTCATCATCATCGATACTATAGGCCTTTTGACCAAAATTTATGCCTACGCAGATTTTGCCTATGTGGGCGGAGCTTTTGCAACAGGTCTCCATAACACTTTGGAGCCGGCAGTTTTTGGAATCCCTGTCACAATTGGTCCAAACTATCATGGCTTCAAGGAAGCGGAAGATCTAATTGACCAAAAAGGAATTTATGTAATTAAAAATAAGCTTGAATTTACGGAGTTAATGACGCGCTTTATCAATGATGATAATTTTAGGAAAAAGACAGGTGCTATAAATTCAAATTATATTGCTAAAAATGTTGGAGCTACCAAACAGATCCTAAATCATATTGATGATATTCTGTGA
- a CDS encoding retropepsin-like aspartic protease encodes MKSLQKFLKSKDYIKIPLVLTETNHFEITAKINEVSGRFILDTGASNTCVGIDKIENFKMVSKVSDIKAAGAGAIEMETLVSAKNKIKIGDWKRDKQKIVLFDLKHVNQALTSHNVLPVDGIIGADILKKGKAVIDYNKKYLFLKYR; translated from the coding sequence ATGAAATCGCTACAAAAATTTTTGAAATCAAAAGACTACATAAAAATTCCTTTGGTACTTACCGAGACCAATCATTTTGAGATTACCGCTAAAATAAATGAGGTTTCGGGACGGTTTATTCTTGATACTGGGGCTTCCAATACATGCGTGGGCATAGATAAGATTGAAAATTTTAAAATGGTTTCCAAGGTTTCAGATATTAAGGCTGCAGGAGCAGGTGCTATAGAAATGGAAACCTTGGTCTCAGCCAAGAACAAAATTAAGATTGGGGATTGGAAAAGAGACAAACAAAAAATAGTCCTGTTTGATTTAAAACATGTAAACCAAGCACTAACCTCACATAATGTCTTGCCAGTTGATGGTATTATAGGTGCAGATATCTTAAAAAAGGGCAAAGCGGTTATTGATTATAATAAAAAATATCTGTTTTTGAAATATAGATAA
- the galE gene encoding UDP-glucose 4-epimerase GalE, producing the protein MKIVVTGGLGFIGSHTVVELQNEGFEVVIIDNLSNADEKVLEGIEAITGKKPIFEKMDLRDKSKVEAFFEKYNDIGGIIHFAASKAVGESVEKPLLYYENNLGVLVYILQELVKKERASFIFSSSCTVYGQADTMPITESAPVKPAESPYGNTKQVGEEIISDTCKVNSQLNAIALRYFNPIGAHSSIKIGELPIGVPQNLVPFITQTGIGLREQLSVFGDDYPTEDGTCVRDYIHVVDLAKAHVAALQRLLDQKNDSNYEVFNLGTGKGSSVLEVIQSFERVSGKKLNYKVVERRPGDVVQAYADTEKANDVLGWKAKSSLDDSMKSAWDWEQKIRD; encoded by the coding sequence ATGAAAATAGTAGTTACAGGTGGGTTGGGATTTATAGGTTCGCATACCGTCGTTGAACTTCAGAATGAAGGTTTTGAAGTGGTGATTATCGATAATCTTTCCAACGCTGATGAAAAGGTGCTGGAGGGTATAGAAGCCATAACTGGAAAAAAACCCATCTTTGAGAAAATGGATTTACGTGACAAATCCAAAGTTGAAGCATTCTTCGAAAAATATAATGATATTGGCGGAATAATTCACTTCGCGGCTTCAAAAGCGGTAGGGGAAAGTGTAGAAAAACCATTACTGTACTATGAAAACAATCTTGGAGTGTTGGTTTATATTTTGCAAGAGCTTGTAAAAAAAGAAAGGGCCAGTTTTATTTTCAGTTCTTCCTGTACAGTCTATGGGCAAGCAGATACCATGCCCATTACCGAAAGCGCACCGGTTAAACCAGCTGAATCCCCTTACGGAAATACAAAACAAGTGGGTGAAGAAATAATTAGCGATACCTGCAAAGTTAATTCACAACTGAACGCTATTGCACTTCGCTATTTTAATCCAATAGGAGCGCACTCCAGCATTAAAATTGGAGAATTGCCCATAGGTGTACCACAAAATCTTGTTCCTTTCATTACGCAAACAGGTATAGGATTACGGGAACAGCTTTCAGTATTTGGGGATGATTACCCAACAGAAGATGGCACCTGTGTTCGGGATTATATCCACGTAGTCGATTTGGCCAAGGCCCATGTAGCAGCTTTGCAACGCTTGCTTGACCAAAAGAACGATTCAAATTATGAGGTTTTTAATCTAGGAACGGGTAAAGGCAGTTCAGTACTGGAAGTGATTCAAAGCTTTGAGCGTGTATCCGGTAAAAAATTAAATTATAAAGTGGTTGAAAGGCGCCCTGGGGATGTTGTGCAAGCGTATGCAGATACCGAAAAGGCAAATGATGTACTGGGTTGGAAAGCAAAGTCCAGTTTGGATGATTCCATGAAATCCGCGTGGGATTGGGAACAAAAGATCAGGGACTAA
- a CDS encoding sugar porter family MFS transporter, which produces MNNRIFKISLTAALAGFLFGFDTVVISGANLPIKELWDTSPLFHGVFIMSMALWGTVLGSLFGGIPCDRLGRKKTLVWIGILYFASALGSAIAHDPYLFSFFRFIGGVGVGASSVAAPIYISEISTPDNRGKLGAMYQFNIVFGIFIAFISNYLLQGFGGANDWRWMLGVEAIPALGYTLMVLGIPNSPRWLMMKQQDENGALKTLEYISTKELAAKRLHEIKEAIGQSISKESLFSGKYNKQLLLAFFIAFFNQLSGINFILYYAPEILERAGLAAKESLFSSISIGIVNLIFTLVGIRLIDRLGRKQLMKIGSLGYIISLVTVGWCFYSNASSTVLLTFILVFIASHAIGQGAVIWVFISEIFPNKVRAYGQSWGTGTHWVFAAVITLITPIFLDVENGIFKDNPWPIFIFFAFMMILQLLWVMLVMPETKGISLEELGQKLSSKGSKIS; this is translated from the coding sequence ATGAACAATCGTATTTTTAAAATTTCCCTCACCGCTGCCCTTGCCGGTTTTTTGTTTGGATTTGATACAGTAGTGATTTCCGGAGCCAACTTACCTATTAAAGAGCTTTGGGATACTTCTCCATTGTTTCATGGGGTTTTTATAATGAGCATGGCTTTATGGGGAACCGTTTTAGGTTCGCTGTTCGGTGGTATTCCTTGTGACAGATTGGGAAGAAAAAAAACATTGGTATGGATTGGAATTTTGTATTTTGCTTCTGCTTTGGGGTCGGCCATTGCCCATGATCCTTATCTTTTTTCATTTTTTAGATTTATTGGCGGGGTTGGAGTTGGCGCATCATCCGTAGCGGCACCGATATATATCTCTGAAATTTCCACTCCGGATAACCGTGGTAAGTTAGGCGCCATGTATCAGTTCAATATAGTTTTTGGAATTTTCATCGCTTTTATATCCAACTATTTATTGCAAGGATTTGGTGGTGCAAATGATTGGCGGTGGATGCTTGGTGTAGAAGCAATTCCTGCATTGGGCTACACGCTTATGGTTTTGGGAATTCCAAACAGTCCAAGATGGCTGATGATGAAACAGCAAGACGAAAATGGAGCCCTTAAGACTTTGGAATATATCTCCACTAAGGAATTAGCTGCCAAAAGGTTACATGAAATCAAAGAAGCCATTGGACAGAGTATATCCAAAGAGAGCCTATTTTCAGGCAAGTACAACAAACAATTGCTCTTGGCTTTTTTCATTGCATTTTTCAATCAACTTTCTGGAATAAATTTTATACTTTATTATGCTCCCGAAATTTTGGAACGTGCGGGATTAGCTGCCAAAGAATCGCTTTTTAGTTCTATTTCCATAGGTATTGTCAATCTGATTTTTACTTTGGTCGGTATTAGACTGATCGATCGTTTGGGTCGAAAACAGCTCATGAAAATAGGCTCGTTGGGCTACATCATAAGTTTGGTGACAGTAGGATGGTGTTTTTACAGCAATGCCAGTTCAACAGTGCTGCTTACGTTTATTTTAGTTTTTATTGCCTCGCATGCAATTGGCCAAGGTGCGGTTATTTGGGTATTTATTTCTGAAATATTCCCGAACAAAGTACGGGCATATGGACAATCTTGGGGTACGGGGACCCATTGGGTCTTTGCGGCTGTGATTACATTGATTACACCTATCTTTTTAGATGTGGAAAACGGAATCTTTAAAGACAATCCCTGGCCTATTTTTATATTCTTTGCTTTTATGATGATACTCCAATTATTATGGGTAATGTTGGTAATGCCCGAAACCAAAGGAATAAGCTTGGAGGAGCTGGGGCAAAAACTTAGCTCAAAAGGTTCTAAAATCAGCTAA
- the odhB gene encoding 2-oxoglutarate dehydrogenase complex dihydrolipoyllysine-residue succinyltransferase, translating to MVLEMKVPSPGESITEVEIAEWLVQDGDYVEKDQAIAEVDSDKATLELPAEESGIITLKAEEGDAVAVGEVVCLIDTSAEKPEGGDAPAAEEKSEKKEEPKTEEPKKSSPQEKAPEKPKTYASGTPSPAAKKILDEKGIAPTSVTGSGRDGRITKEDAVKAVPSMGTPTGGNRGESRSKLSMLRRKVAERLVAAKNETAMLTTFNEVDMSPIFELRKEYKEKFKEKHGVSLGFMSFFTKAVVRALEMYPAVNSMIDGKEMISYDFCDISIAVSGPKGLMVPVIRNAENLSFRGIEAEVKRLAIRAREGEITVDEMTGGTFTITNGGVFGSMLSTPIINPPQSAILGMHNIVERPIVKDSLIAIAPIMYVALSYDHRIIDGKESVGFLVAVKEALENPEEFLMDNDVKKALEL from the coding sequence ATGGTTTTAGAAATGAAAGTTCCCTCACCTGGGGAATCAATAACCGAGGTTGAGATCGCAGAATGGTTGGTTCAAGATGGAGATTACGTTGAAAAAGACCAGGCAATTGCCGAGGTAGATTCAGATAAAGCAACTTTGGAACTTCCTGCTGAGGAAAGTGGAATCATCACATTAAAGGCTGAAGAAGGAGATGCCGTTGCCGTAGGCGAGGTTGTATGTCTTATTGACACAAGCGCAGAAAAGCCGGAAGGCGGCGATGCACCAGCAGCCGAAGAAAAGTCCGAAAAAAAGGAAGAACCTAAAACAGAAGAACCTAAAAAAAGTTCCCCTCAGGAGAAAGCGCCGGAAAAACCCAAAACCTATGCTTCAGGCACTCCCTCGCCCGCTGCAAAGAAAATCCTTGATGAAAAAGGTATAGCGCCCACTTCCGTAACAGGTTCTGGGAGAGATGGCCGTATTACCAAAGAAGATGCGGTAAAAGCGGTTCCATCCATGGGAACGCCTACTGGTGGAAATAGGGGCGAATCGCGTTCCAAACTCTCCATGTTGCGACGAAAGGTCGCCGAGCGTTTGGTGGCCGCTAAGAATGAAACTGCAATGTTGACCACTTTTAATGAAGTGGATATGTCACCCATTTTTGAACTTCGAAAAGAATATAAGGAAAAGTTCAAAGAAAAGCATGGTGTTAGTCTGGGCTTTATGTCTTTCTTTACAAAAGCCGTTGTTCGTGCTCTGGAAATGTATCCAGCCGTAAATTCCATGATCGATGGCAAAGAGATGATATCTTATGATTTTTGCGATATCAGTATAGCAGTTTCAGGTCCAAAAGGACTAATGGTCCCAGTTATCAGAAATGCCGAGAACTTAAGTTTTAGGGGAATTGAAGCTGAGGTCAAGCGATTGGCAATTCGTGCACGTGAAGGAGAAATCACCGTTGATGAAATGACTGGCGGTACGTTTACCATTACCAATGGTGGTGTTTTTGGGTCTATGTTATCCACACCGATAATCAACCCTCCACAGAGTGCAATTTTAGGAATGCACAATATTGTTGAGCGCCCTATTGTAAAGGATAGTCTTATTGCGATCGCTCCTATAATGTATGTTGCTCTTTCCTATGACCATAGAATCATCGATGGCAAGGAATCCGTAGGGTTTTTGGTTGCTGTCAAAGAAGCTTTGGAAAACCCTGAAGAATTCTTGATGGATAATGATGTGAAGAAGGCGTTGGAATTGTAG